GCACCATGCTCTCCCGGGCCACTTCGCGTGCAAGCTGATGATGCTTATCTGCATCGAAGACCGCTTGCGGATTGCGGTTTTCTACACTTTTGAAGATAAAGGCCAGCATCCGCTCTACCGCGAGATCCAGCGTCTCCATAGCCAATTCGCCGCTATTCACAGCCGCTACGATCTTAGCGTCTCCGATTCCAGCGCTTGACGGCATTTCCAGCTCCAGCCCTGCCGCCAGCGCCTTCACCCGCTCATTGACCGCTCCCCAGTCCGACACGACGAAGCCTTCGAAGCCCCAGTCCTCCCGCAGCACCTTGGTCAGCAGCTCATAGCTCTCGGAAGCATACTCCCCGTTCACCTGATTATACGAGCACATGACACTCCACGGCTGGCTCTGCTTCACAGTGCCTTCGAAGCTGGCAAGGTAAATCTCACGCAGCGTCCGCTCGTCAATAACAGCATCTACAGACATGCGGCGGTGCTCCTGATTATTGGCGGCATAATGCTTCAGGGAAGTACCGACCCCCTGGCTCTGCACCCCCTTCACATGATTCGCAGCCATCTCTGAGGCCAGGAACGGGTCCTCTGAGAAATATTCAAAATTCCGGCCATTCAGCGGAGATCGCTTGATATTATTGCCCGGTCCGAGCAGAACGGCGACATTCTCCACCTGGCATTCCGTTCCCAGCGCCTCGCCTACCCGGAAAATCAGGTCGCGGTCCCAAGAGGAGGCCAGTCCGGCCGCTGAAGGAAAACAGGTTGCCGGCACACTGTTATTCAATCCCAGATGATCTGCGTCGCCCTGCTGCTTGCGGAGCCCGTGGGGTCCGTCTGTTACCATCACTGATGGAATGCCCAGCCGCTCGATACTTTTGGTGTTCCAGAAATCCAGCCCGGAGCAGAGTCCGGCCTTCTCTTCCAGTGTCATTTGTGAAATGAGCTTCCGAATCGCGGTTATGTCCTTTACCATTGTATTGCCTCCTATGAATACGGTTTCTTGACTCCATTCTATACGACTGTACCGGCCATTTATGGTACTTTCTTTCGATCTTTGGTATTCTAAGTATACAAATAAAGGAGGTGGCCCATGGCGAAGCTAAGCGGGAATGACGAAGATCCAGAGTACATCTGTAAGCTGATCTACGAAGCTTACCGGGTGCCGGTCATGTGGATTGATGAAGCGGCTGCGCTCCGTCTTACTATGGCATCGGCTTTAGTGGACCGGCCCTCCGTTCAGGGGACGGGCGGCCTGCCGGTCGAGGTTATGGAGCTTGTCCGGGGATACGGAGTGGCGGCGGCGGGCAGGACGCTCAACGTGAAGACGGACGAGATGTATAGCACGGTTAGTAGCGGAACAGCAACTGAAGGCGGGATGCTTAGCGCAGTGACGGGCAGAACTGCTGCTGCAGACGCTTTACCGTATCTGCACACAACCGGCTTCCTGGAGAGTTTCATTATTCTCCAGCTTCAGGGCAATGGCGGTGCTATCGTCATCGGTCCGGCGCTGAACGCACCTGTTACCGGTGATAACGCAGCCAGCCTGCTGCGCGATCACAACATTCCGCCCGGGCAGCAGGCAAGCTGGCTAGAGTACTACGGCAGCTTGCCTGTGATCAGCCTGACGCGCTGGTATCATGCCGCGCTCCTGCTCTACACGCTTGCCACCGGGCAGGCGTTGTCCGTGACAGAGCTGCTGCTGGCGGCGGGTACGCTGGCAGAACCGCTGCATCCGGCTGACGACAGCCCGGATCTGGACTTATCCTACCGCCGGGAGCATACATGGCTGCACCATGACCCGATGCAGGAACGCGAAATGTTCCGCCATATTACGAACGGGGACAAGGCGGGGCTGCTGCGGACCCATGCTTCTTTTGCCGAAGAGAGCTACGGAAGGCTGTCCCGCAAAAGCCAGCTGCGCAGCAAAAAAAATCTGGCTGTCTCCTCCATCACGCTGGCCACCCGAGCGGCGATTGAAGGCGGGTTGTTCTGGGAGGCTGCCTATACCCTGAGTGACTTCCATATCCAGCACATTGAGGAGCTTCGCGATATTCCGGCGGTGGACAGCGCCATGCTGGCCGCTCTATGCGACTTCGCTGATCAGGTAGAGGGCAGCCGCAGCGCAAGACATTCCCGCATCTCCGACCGGTGCCGGAATTATATATACAATCACCTGTATGAGGAGCTTCCGCTCGGCAGGCTGGCTGAATACGCCGGAATGAGCGCCAGCTACCTGTCCCAGCTGTTCAAAAAAGAAACCGGCACCGCCATCAGCGACTACATCCAGCAGCAGCGGGTCGAAGAAGCCAAGCGGCTGATCCAGCTGCCCGGGATCACGCTATCGGATATCGCCACCCGTCTGCATTTTAACGACCAGAGCTATTTTACCAAAGTATTCAAGAAGTATACCGGCCTCACCCCGAGACAATTCAAGCAGCATTCCAGGTAGGTTCCAGGAGTATGGTATGATTCTTTTATGAGGGCAATCCAACATTTGGTTAAAGGAGAGGTTCTGCATGATGGGAAGCTTACTATTCGCAGGAGCAGTTATCTTCGTTGCGGTGATGTTTATTAATCGCAGTAATCGTAATGCGCGGTACAAAAATTACGGCAATAGAACCCGCTCTCACTCGGGAGATCATTATTTCATCACAGGTACCGGAGCCGATGCCGGCAGCTACGCTGGTGACAGCCGCCACGATGAACAGCGGAACACGGATGGGCATAGCGGGGCCAGCCATTATCAGGGTCATCACCACGGGAATCATTCACAAGATCATTCTCATAACCATGGAGGCAGTCACTGGGATAGCGGTCATCATGACGGCAGCCACGGGGGCTGGGACAGCGGAGGTCACAGCAGCCATGGAGGCGGCGATTCCGGCGGTGGAGATTCTGGCGGCGGCGGTGGCGACTAACATTTACAAATCGAGGAGCCTCCCGGACTGCCAGGAAGCAGCAGACTGGGAGGCTCCTCTGCTGAGTATCATTACGGTGAACGCTTGCTACGTTTAGATTATGTACTCGCTACGATATGCTCGCTACTACAGTTGGATTTTCTCCACTTGCTCATATAAGAATATCCCCCTCTACAACAACAGTTGGAAAAATTACACTTAAACTAACACATACCACCCAAAGATGCCGAAACTAACATAATTAAATTACGTTTTTCCACTTACTTCCCTACACCCACCATAAATAGCTAAATTAAGCTACACTTTTCCACTTGTTTCCTCTCGAACCCGGGGGTACTGCGCTGCTTGTGCCCATTTCCGCTAACCCTCCACACAGCAAAGACACCAGCCTCCGAAGATGTTGGTGTCTGCCCAAGCGAACATGCCATCGCCCACACGCTCCGACCTCCGCCTTCTCTACTGTGCAGGAGAGAGAGTAAGCGTGAAGGTCTTATCGAACGGGGTCACGAGGTTAACCTGCACGGTTTTGTAGTTCTTGAGCGAACCGGGTTCCGGGGCTGTTCTGCCGAGATGTGCCATTTCGCCGCCCGTCAGGTCGATCCAGTCTCCGCCATAGGTGTACCGGAGCAGACCGCCGCTCCATAGGAAGTTGTCCTCGTCCAGCGTCTGCAGCTCACCTGAAGTGAAGTTGCCTTCCCAGCCGAATTTGAAGGACAACTGAGCCAGGACCTGGGCAGGCTCCGCGCAGTGCAGCCGGATCGTCCAGCCCGTCTCTGTACGGTGTACCTCTGTCTCTACAGACAACGTCTGTTCATGGGTCAGCGGACGGCTCTGATGCGGCAAAAGATACCACGGGCTGACCGCCGTTCCCGCTTCCGGCGGGAGCAGTGCCCCCTCAACCGGACCGTAGTAGCCCTTCTTCTGCACGCCCTTCAGTGAATAGCCCTCCGGCAGCCGGGTCATCTCCTGCATCGGCACGAATCCGGGATTGAAGCTGGTATTCAGCTGAACGGCCAGCAGCCTTACAGCGCCGTGGCGCAACGCGAAGAACGATGGCGTCTCCGTGATCAGCGTCACGCTGGTCGTCCCGTCTCTAAGCCGTGCCACAGGCGCCCCGAAGTCGGTATGCAGCCGGCTGTGGTAGATCTTCCCCTGGTGACCCGCCGACTCCATTCTTTGCAGATAGCCATCCCTCAGGAAATCACCGTTAAGGATTTGTTCATACTGCACGGGCAGCTCTGCTGTAACCTCCGGCGGCCGCTGCAGCTCCGGCTCCAGCAGCATCCGTACCAGAGCGTTCACCGAGCAGACGCCCGGATTGGATAAGGAGCGTCCGGCCCACTCCGCCATACCCGCCAGCACGGCATCCTTATCCGAACGGGCAAGAATCGCATAGGGCAGATAATAAGGAGACAGATCATGGAGCACCCCCAGATCCTGCCGCCCGGAATAATCGGTCACGACTTCGCCGGACGGATGCACAAGGTAGACCATCATATGCAGATTCCGGCGCACCGGGTCCAGCAGCTCCGGCTTATCCAGCAGCCGGGCGGCATGAATCAGCATAATATCACTTACGGCACTGTAGATGCCGTTGCTCCGCTCGGTCCATTCCCCGTCCGGTGTAATATCCATTCCTTCCGCCAGCCATTCATCCGCCCGCTGCCGGGCCTCTTCTTCGCCGAACAGCTCATAGAGAAATCCTAGCGCCGCGCACATCACCCAGCGGTGATTCGGAGTATGGACTCCGCCCGTAAGCATAACGGGGAGGGACTGATTAAGGAACAGGAGCATGTTGTCCAGCACCGGCTGAAGCGGCGGCCACTCGTGCTTCGCCAGCAGTTGATATAACTGCGCGTAGCCGACCACAACGAAGGCCGTATCCGGCGGCGAATGATAATTCGTCCAGCCCGGGGAGATAGAGCCGTCCTGATGCTGGAAGCGCAGCACGAACTCCGTGGCCAGCTTCAGCCGCTCCAGCAGCTCCTCATCCCGGTAATACCGGGAATCCGGGTTCACCAGCGCCGCACCCCAATAACACATGTCCGTCGGGGTGCCGGTCGTGTGATTCACCCAGGCAATCCCTGTATGGGGATCAAGGGTTCCTCCATAATACAGGTCGCTCTCATCCAGCACCTGCCGGGGAATTCCCTGTTCTACTGCTTTGTCATTACTATCCACCAGTTGCTTATACATTGCGCTTCCTCCTTGCGGATATCTCGGAACTCTCGAAGCTCCCGCCAATCGGCCTATCCCCTGCGTGCCAGCTTGGCTGTAAGCAGACGGTGACTCTCATGAATCTCTTCCGGCCGGCAGGCAGCCTTCAGCTCATACACCTTGACCTGCGCCCGCTCAATCATCGGCAGATAGGCATCGTAGAAATCCGGATCTCCGCTGTTCACATAAGGGCACCAGTGGTCGGCAAGGCCGATCGTCTCATGAATATGGACACCGACGATATCATCCATCAGCCCTTCCATTTCCCCTATACTGTCATACAGACCCAGACGGTCCATCAGAATAGCGTGGCCTGTGTCATACCAGATGCCGACGGGTGCTCCTTTTAATGCGTTGATAATCGTCTTCGCTTCCGCCAGCGTCGGAATCTGCTGCGGCTTGGAGCGTGTCTCGATGCCGAAGCGGATATCCAGCCCCTTGGAAACCGCGCGGTTACACACCTCATCCAGACTCTCGATAATGGTCTGTACATAGCCGGCACTGTACGCTTCACGCCGCTCCATCAGCTCCGCCCACTTGCTGCGGTAAGCCGCCGAATCCCTGCCCTGTCCCTCGTAGATCTGCTCCAGCTCCCCAGAGATATCATACGGGAACGGCACCTCTCCCGGATGCACTACCACAGCTTCGCCGCCGTAACGCTGAGCGTACTCTGCAGAGCGGACCAGCAGGTCTATCGCCCGCTTCCGTTTCTCCTTATCCTCGAAGCCCAGCAGGACCGAATCCGTTCCATAGTCAGGGTCCGCGACATGGGGGAACGTATTATGAACGCTCGATATACCGATCTCCCCGCGTTCAATCATCGGCTCAATGGTAACCAGCATTTCCTCCGTCACATTATAATTCAGTTCTACCCTGCGGAATCCCAGCTCCCGGATCTCATTAAGCAGTCCATCACCTGTAGTATGACGTCTCATGTTCCAGCAGGTTGAGAATGAAAACTCTCCCTTATCCATCTTCTCTGTCTCTCCTCTCACAGTATCGCAGTGTTGTTAGTTAGCCCTTCACAGCTCCTAGCATAACACCACTGACGAAATATTTCTGCAGCCAAGGATAGACGACCAGAATCGGTACCGTGGCAAAGACGACAGTAGCGGCCTTGAGGCTCTCCGGCGGCAGCTTGGTACGGGCCGCCCCCTCCAGGTTCGTCAGCTCAGTGATCATATTGTTCTGAACCATCTGGAAGAGCTTCAGCTGAAGCGGATACAAATCGGGATTATTGATATACATCAGGGAATCCTGGAATCCGTTCCAGCGTCCCACCGCATAGAAGAGCGCGAGTGTAGCCATAACCGGCATAGATAACGGCAGGATGATCTTGAGCAGGGTGCGAAAATGCGAGCTGCCGTCAATCTCTGCTGACTCTTCCAAGCTCGGTGGAATGCTGCGGAAGAAGGAGATCAGGATAATCAGGTTGAACGGGCTGACCAGACCGGGCAGAATCAGCGACCAGACAGAGTCGATCATATGCAGATCACGGATCAGCAGGTACTCAGGAATAATACCGCCGCTGAAGAACATGGTGATGATGATCAGGTACATGAACATCGTGCGTCCCTTCAGCTTGCTTTTGGTCAGCGGGTAAGCGGCTGCAACGGTGAATAGCATACATAATACCGTAGTCGCAACCGTCAGGATAATGGTGAAGATCAGCGAGCGGATCATCGCATTGTCGGTGAAGACCTGCACATACGCCTTCCAGTTCAGCTCAATCGGGAAAATCGTAACTTCCCCGGAAGTAATAGCCCGCGTGGAGCTGAGGGATACCGCAATAACGTGTACAAACGGAGCCAGGCAGAACAGCACGAACAGTGCAATAAAGGTAACGTTAACGATATCGAATATCCGGTTAGAGGTACGTTCACTCATCGTACTCCGCCTCCTTTCTGTATAATCATAGAATGCCGTCGCCGGTCACTTTTTTCGATATATAATTGGAACCAAGGATGAATACCAGTCCAACCACCGCCTGGAACAATCCGACTACAGTCGCCAGTGTATACTGGCCCGACTCCAGACCAATCCGGTAGACGAAGGTACTAAGCACATCGGAGTATTCGCGCACTGCCGTATTCCCGATGATGTAGGGACGATCGAAGCCGATGCTGACCATTTTCCCCAGGTTGAGAATGAGCAGAGTAATGATCGTTGGTTTGATACTGGGCAGTGTAATGTAGATGATCTTCTTCATCCGGGTAGCACCATCCACTTCAGCAGCCTCGAACAGCTCGCGGTTGACACCGGTAAGCGCCGCCAGATACAGGATGGTTCCCCAGCCGGCACTTTGCCAGACACCAGTGAACAGGTAAGTAATCAGCCATGGATTTTTTTCGGTCAAAAATGGAATAGGGTTCAGCCCCATACTCTCCAGCAGGCCGTTCACCATACCGGATTGGTTGCCGAACAATTGATAGACGATCCCCCCGATAATCACCCAGGAAATGAAATGGGGAATGTAGAGAAGGGTCTGTGATATTTTTTTGAACCATACCGACTTCACTTCATACAGCATAATAGCCAGAATAATCGGGGCCGGGAAAGACACTACCAAATCGAGAAAATTCAGCATAAACGTATTGCGCAGACTGCTGTAAAACTCCTTCATGCCAAACACTTCGCGGAATGCATCGAAGCCGATCCACTCACTGCCGTTGATGCCTTGGAACAGGTTGAAATCCTTAAAGGCAATCTGCACCCCGTACATCGGGCCGTAGCGGAAAATCAGGAAATACATAATGGGCAGTGAAAGCAGCGCGTATAGTTGCCAGTACCTTTTGATGTAAGACGCTTTGCTCAAGGTCCTCTCCTCCTATGGAGAAAAAACCGGGCAGAGCAGCATGCCAGCTCCCCCGGTTTTCACTTTTTTTAGTTTATTTGGCTGGAATCTCTGTAAGCGCCTGCTCCAACTCCGCTTTCAGCTTGTCTCCGCCCAGAGACATGTAATCCTTCATTTCCTGTTCAAAAATCGTATCGAATTGATCCGGCTTCGCCATCGCGGTCTTCACGATAATCACGTTGAGCTTGTCGCTGAGCGTAGTGCCGTATTTCGATTCTGATTCAATCGGCTTGCCGAAGACGATAGGACCCACAGTATCTGTGTTGGCAATATCAATAGATTGCTTCAGCGCCTCCTGGTTGTTCGCAGGGAAGCCCATAATCCAGGCTTTCTCATTGGTGGCCTGATCGCCGAGATTCTTACCGTTAGAGATAATCGCGGTGTCCCCGGAAGTGAACAGACGGTCTTGGAATTCCTGAGAAACATCAGCCTTAACTACCGGAATACCATCCACCATATCGTAGTTCTCGCCTTCAACGCCGTTGTAGATGTCAATCAGATTGTTGCCGGTTGCCATCCAGTCAAGGTATTTCACAGCTTCCACTGCACGCTTGCTGCTCTTAGGAATCATGATGTACATACCGTTCGAGGCATAGCGGGATTTGATATACTTATTGTCCACCTTGGCATTGGTGAGGACATCTACCGGCTGCAGCTTGCTGCCCGGTACATTCTTATAGAGATTTTCCAGCGTACCGTCGGCATAGAACAGACTGTCCACATCCTCGGAGAAGAAGCCTACGTTGCCGTTCTGAATGTCCTTGGACACCTGGGCTTTGTCTTCATCCAGACTGAAGTCCTTGCTGACCAGACCTTCATTGTAGAGCTTGTTGAGGAACTGTGCCGCATCCTTGAAGCCCTCATGCAGCGGCAGCTCGTAGCGCTGGCTGTAAGTTAGGTCGCCGCTGATCGGCTTGATGAAGGAGTAGATCAGCGTCTCCAGCTGAGCGGAGCCGAGGGACATGCCCATCGGAATCGTTTTGCTGCCAAGACCGCCCGGGTCCTTGTCTTTAAACGCTTTCAAAGTTGTGTACAGCTCATCGGTGTTCTTCGGTACCGGCAGCCCCAGCTTATCCAGCCAGTCCTGGCGGATGTATGAAGTGTAGCGTCCTGTAATCGCCCGTTTACCCGGAATCGCGAATTGCTTACCGTCGAGCTGGCCGAAGGCCATCGTCTCGTCACCAATGAATTTCTTCAGCGTCTGGCCGTGCTCCTCAAGCAGGGAACCCACATCGGTCAGCCCGCCTTGCTGGGCGTAACGGTAGAAGACACTGGAATCATAAGTGAAGACAATATCCGGCACATCCGTATTGCTGGCCATCAGTACGTTCAGCTTGGTCACTTCCTCTGAACGCTGCACCGGAACAAATTCTACATTGATATTATTCGGATCACCGAAATTTTTCTGAATCATCTGAGACATGAAGTTATTGGTAATGGTGTATTGCTTCGGCGTTTTACCGCGGTCGAAGATCTCTACCTTCAAGGTTACGCGTTCTGCGCTCTTCCCGGGTGCGTCTGTACCTCCGGCTGCCGAATTCGATTTACCGTCTGAGGAACAGCCTGCAAGCAGAGTAGCTCCCATTACTGCGGTCAAGCCGATGCCGATTGCCTTCTTCAGAACTGTTTGGTTTACGTTCACTGTCATTGTTCCATCTCCCTCGCCTTAGCAGGCTATAATGGTGACTTCATGATACCCCCGAGCTTCACTGTGCCCGTACTCTTAGCATTGTCCCGTTCAAGCCTGTATTACCCTCAGCGTTCAAGGCTGCTTGTTGTTCCGGGATGACCACAGTATTCCATAACTTTCGAAGGTCTGACAATAAACCTGTTTCGGATGCGGCAAAGCGCCTGAATTCGGACATCCGGTTTATCAGACCAACCATTTTCGTACAATAAACCGCTTTCATATGGGCAAAAATACAGGCCGCATCGCTATTCGCCCCCTTGTTCAAAGGTTGGCGTAAGAGAAATGCGGCCTGGACCTTACACGAATGCGGCAGATGATTCCCCTACTGCACCGGCTAATGGAATTCCTTCATTATTACAGCTTGCTCTAGTCCTGCGGCTCCATTCTGGAGGCTGCTTCGCGGCGTCTGGAGGAACGGTAATCGCCCGGCGTGATACCGGCAATGCGCTTGAAGACTCTGCCGAATGAAATGGCATTCGCATATCCTACTTGAAGCGCGATATCCTGCAGGGAACAATCCGTATCGGTCAGCAGCTGCTCGGCTTCCTTCATCCGCAGCTCGGTGAGGAAATCCACGAACTTCATTTTGAATTCAGTCTTGAACAGATAGCTGGCGTATTTGCCGGAGACCTGGAACCGGTCACTCAGATGCTTCAGCGAAAGATCGGGATTAGTGAAGTTCTCTTCGATATAATCCTTCATCTCATTGACCATGGCCCGGTAGCTCTTCGTTTCGCTTGCAGAGACATAGGTACGGAATAAATCGGTGACATACTCGAAGAGAATGGTCTTCACTTCATGCAGCGCCTCGGCCTCCTCCAGCTGCTTCAGCCGAACTTCTGCATTCTCCGCCGACAGCTCATCCTGCAGCTGCTCAGACATCACCGCCACTTCGCGGCTCAGCATCTGCAGCATAGCTTGGATCAGGGAACGGATATCCTCGTCCTTCAGGAAATCCTGTTCGAACGACTCGAAGATCCGTTCCAGCTGCTCCCGCCACTGGCCGCTCGACATGCGGAAATACTTCACGAATTCAGCAATCATCTGCAGATATTTATACGTCTCAAGCAGCGGCTGGCGCACTTCACCGCTGCCTGCCAAGACGATATCCTCATGAATCAGCAGCTTGTGCTGCATCACATATTCGGCTGCCGCATAAGACTCGCGGATCATCCCCGGCCCGGCGGCGGCTGAGCCGATGCCGAAGCTGAGCGAGATCCGCAGATTCTGCTCGACCCAGGAGCGGCAATCCTCCGCGAAGACCCGGAGTTTGGACTCCATCTCATGATCGCCGCCGGTTGCCAGGAACAGGATCGCTGCACGTTCGGTACCCACCCATTCTGCCCATCCCTGCAGCTCCGCATTCCGCGCCAATTCCTGGAATACATTCATCAGAGCAAATTTCAGCGTATTCTGATCCCCCCGGGTATACCGGTCCTCGAATACTTGCTCATAGCGGTTAATCTCCCCAAGCACAACGATGAAGCGCGAGGAAGCATTCGCACCGGTAAGCGGAGACAGCTCCTCCAGCCGCTGGGTCACCTGCTCCAGCCGCTCGCTGTGCAGCAGATCAGTGAACAGCTTGCTGCGCTGAAGCAGCAGGTTCTCCCTGGTTTTGGTATCATAATCAGTCATGTGGTTGATCAGATCCTCCAGCACGCCGTCAATCAGCATCATCTCGTCCGGCCTGTCGGTAGACTGATCCATCATGCGGATCTGATGGCCCTCAATCCGGTTCATAATCACCTGGATCGGCTTATAATTGCGCCGGGTTACATAGATCAGATACAATACTGCACAGACCACAGTTCCCACCGCAATCGCTACCCAGAGATAAGAGATCACAGAGACCCAGCTGAACAGATTCCCCGCCTTGATTCCGCTCTCAAACGTCCAGCCGTTTCTCTCCAGCTTAAGTGTGTTCAGCAGCTTACCGTCAGCCGCACCTTGCGTATCGGAATGGGCCTGGTACACGGTGTTGCCATTAGCGTCCAGAATCGTCATGAACGAGAGCTGCTGGTTAACCATGCTGTCGATGAGCTGCTCCAGTGCACTCATTTTGATATTAATGACCAGTATCCCCCCGGAGCCGAAGGGGAGCGGCATTGCTTTATTGGTTGTCAGCACACGAATTTCTGTACGCTGGGACAGATCCGAATGGTAATCCCTGACCGGCTGCCAGCCTTCCGGAACTGTAGGATTCGAAGTCATGGCCCTGATCCAGTCCTCGTCGGCGAATCCCTCCAGCTCCTTCAGCCCCGTATCGGTTAGAACGCTTCCACGCACACGGTCATACAAATACACCGACTGGATATACGAGGATTCCTTAATCAGATTGCGCAGACTCAGGGCCACAGCATAGATAGTCGATGTGTCCGTCACTCCCTGATTATTGAAGTATAGCTTGTAAGCATCGCTCCGCTCTACCGCATCGAGCACCGACAGCTCAGCTTCCTTGATCGTCCGGTCTACACTATCCCTGAGATAGCTGGCGGAGATGCGGTCTGCCTTCTTCGTTTCCGTCCGGGAGATATCATTAATAAACACAAAAGAGGCAAAGATCAGAATCGTCACCGTCAGCAAAAATATAGGGAAATAAGACAGCAGCAACCGGCGATACCAGGAACGGAACATTCGACAACCTCCTCCACAACCATCAGGATACCCGGCCGTATCCGGCCGCTTCATATATGCTTCGTCCAAGGCTGCTCTGCGGCGGCTCTCCGACATAAGATCTATTTCAACTCCGGCAGCTTCTTCAACTGACCGCCGTTCGAATTCCTGCCATTATAGCACATACGCTTCTCCTCCAGCTAACCAGATAAAGTCAACTCCCCCCGGGCCTTTTTCCCCGCCATACCCCTGCAACCGACTCCGGCACTGCCTTCAACCCACTCGGCCCCGCCTGCAACCGACTCCGGCACAACAGGTGGATAAATGTATCTTATTTATTCAATTGCTTACGTTAATACCCAAGCAAGTGGAAAAACAGCATTTAATCGTATCGCTAATGGCACTTTGAATGAAATGTGATTAAATTAAGTGCTGTTTTTCCAACTGCTGTTGTACCAGGATTCATTCTTCCGGCAGCAAGTGGAGTAATTCCAACTAGCTCCACCCGTAGCTTCCACCTGATCGATGGATTTCATGAAAAAAAGGAGCGCGCACAGCCGCAGCTGTGCACCCCCGCATATTCCTGCCCTTCAGACATACAGGCTGCCACCCGGATGTCCTACAAACCGCTATGTTCCCGGATATACCGCCGCGCCTTGATCGCATATTCCAGCGGATCGGCCAGCGCGGGGTCCTGCTCCGCTTCGACAACGAACCATCCCGTATAGGGCGAGGCAGCCAGTTCGGCAAAAATCTCTCCGAACGCGATACAGCCATCACCCGGTACGGTGAAGGCTCCCGCTTTTACCGCCTGCAGGAAGCTAAGGTTCTCCGCCTTCACCCGCTGGACCATCTCCGGCCGGATGTCCTTCAGATGCACATGCTTAATCCGCGGCAGATGCTCACGCAGCACCTCCAGCGGATTCTCGCCGGAGAAGGCCAGATGCCCCGTATCGTATAGCAGCGACACTTCATTAGGATCTGTAAGCTCCATCAGCCGGGCAATCTCTGCTGCGGTCTGCACCCCGGTGCCCATGTGATGGTGATAGACCAGCGACATATCTTTCTCCGCCGCCAGCCGCCCAAGTCCGCCCAGCCCCTCTGCGAGCGTAGTCCATTCGCTATCGGTAAATACCGGCTTATCAGCGAACAGCGGCGTATCCATCTGCCCCTGAATGCTCCGGCCCTGCTCGGATACGACTATGACCTTGGCGCCCATCTCATGCAGGAAATCCCGGTGCGCTCTGAACGCTTCAGCCGTCTCTTCATACGGCCGCACCGTCAGAAAGGCGCTGAACCAGGCACTGGCGATACTCAGGCTGCGCAACGCAAGCGCCCGGTGCAGCACCTCCGGGGAGCGCGGATACTTATTGCCCACCTCGCTGCCCTCATATCCGGCAAGCGCCATCTCGCTGATGCATTGCTCGAACGTATTGCCGCCTCCCAGCTCAGGCATATCATCATTCGTCCAGGCA
The window above is part of the Paenibacillus sp. FSL H8-0048 genome. Proteins encoded here:
- a CDS encoding helix-turn-helix domain-containing protein, which gives rise to MAKLSGNDEDPEYICKLIYEAYRVPVMWIDEAAALRLTMASALVDRPSVQGTGGLPVEVMELVRGYGVAAAGRTLNVKTDEMYSTVSSGTATEGGMLSAVTGRTAAADALPYLHTTGFLESFIILQLQGNGGAIVIGPALNAPVTGDNAASLLRDHNIPPGQQASWLEYYGSLPVISLTRWYHAALLLYTLATGQALSVTELLLAAGTLAEPLHPADDSPDLDLSYRREHTWLHHDPMQEREMFRHITNGDKAGLLRTHASFAEESYGRLSRKSQLRSKKNLAVSSITLATRAAIEGGLFWEAAYTLSDFHIQHIEELRDIPAVDSAMLAALCDFADQVEGSRSARHSRISDRCRNYIYNHLYEELPLGRLAEYAGMSASYLSQLFKKETGTAISDYIQQQRVEEAKRLIQLPGITLSDIATRLHFNDQSYFTKVFKKYTGLTPRQFKQHSR
- a CDS encoding sugar phosphate isomerase/epimerase family protein, encoding MRRHTTGDGLLNEIRELGFRRVELNYNVTEEMLVTIEPMIERGEIGISSVHNTFPHVADPDYGTDSVLLGFEDKEKRKRAIDLLVRSAEYAQRYGGEAVVVHPGEVPFPYDISGELEQIYEGQGRDSAAYRSKWAELMERREAYSAGYVQTIIESLDEVCNRAVSKGLDIRFGIETRSKPQQIPTLAEAKTIINALKGAPVGIWYDTGHAILMDRLGLYDSIGEMEGLMDDIVGVHIHETIGLADHWCPYVNSGDPDFYDAYLPMIERAQVKVYELKAACRPEEIHESHRLLTAKLARRG
- a CDS encoding extracellular solute-binding protein; translation: MTVNVNQTVLKKAIGIGLTAVMGATLLAGCSSDGKSNSAAGGTDAPGKSAERVTLKVEIFDRGKTPKQYTITNNFMSQMIQKNFGDPNNINVEFVPVQRSEEVTKLNVLMASNTDVPDIVFTYDSSVFYRYAQQGGLTDVGSLLEEHGQTLKKFIGDETMAFGQLDGKQFAIPGKRAITGRYTSYIRQDWLDKLGLPVPKNTDELYTTLKAFKDKDPGGLGSKTIPMGMSLGSAQLETLIYSFIKPISGDLTYSQRYELPLHEGFKDAAQFLNKLYNEGLVSKDFSLDEDKAQVSKDIQNGNVGFFSEDVDSLFYADGTLENLYKNVPGSKLQPVDVLTNAKVDNKYIKSRYASNGMYIMIPKSSKRAVEAVKYLDWMATGNNLIDIYNGVEGENYDMVDGIPVVKADVSQEFQDRLFTSGDTAIISNGKNLGDQATNEKAWIMGFPANNQEALKQSIDIANTDTVGPIVFGKPIESESKYGTTLSDKLNVIIVKTAMAKPDQFDTIFEQEMKDYMSLGGDKLKAELEQALTEIPAK
- a CDS encoding ABC transporter permease, coding for MYFLIFRYGPMYGVQIAFKDFNLFQGINGSEWIGFDAFREVFGMKEFYSSLRNTFMLNFLDLVVSFPAPIILAIMLYEVKSVWFKKISQTLLYIPHFISWVIIGGIVYQLFGNQSGMVNGLLESMGLNPIPFLTEKNPWLITYLFTGVWQSAGWGTILYLAALTGVNRELFEAAEVDGATRMKKIIYITLPSIKPTIITLLILNLGKMVSIGFDRPYIIGNTAVREYSDVLSTFVYRIGLESGQYTLATVVGLFQAVVGLVFILGSNYISKKVTGDGIL
- a CDS encoding carbohydrate ABC transporter permease; this encodes MSERTSNRIFDIVNVTFIALFVLFCLAPFVHVIAVSLSSTRAITSGEVTIFPIELNWKAYVQVFTDNAMIRSLIFTIILTVATTVLCMLFTVAAAYPLTKSKLKGRTMFMYLIIITMFFSGGIIPEYLLIRDLHMIDSVWSLILPGLVSPFNLIILISFFRSIPPSLEESAEIDGSSHFRTLLKIILPLSMPVMATLALFYAVGRWNGFQDSLMYINNPDLYPLQLKLFQMVQNNMITELTNLEGAARTKLPPESLKAATVVFATVPILVVYPWLQKYFVSGVMLGAVKG